The nucleotide sequence CAGTACGGGTCGCGCAGGAGCTGCCGCGCCAGGAAGACCACGTCGGCCTTCCCGGTCGAGACGATCTCATCCGCGTGCGCCGGCACGGTGATGAGCCCGACGGCGCCGGTGGCGATCCCCGCGCCCTTCTTGACCGCCTCCGCGAACGGGACCTGGAATCCCGGAGCCGCCGGGATCTTCGCGTGCGGCGACGTGCCGCCGCTGGAGCAGTCCACCAGGTCCACGCCGGCCGCCCTGAGCCTCCGGGCGAACTCGACGGCCTGCGTAAGGTCCCACCCTTCCTCCACCCAGTCGGTGGCGGAGATCCTCGCGAATACCGGCAGGTGCGAGGGCCAAGCCCCTCGCACCGCGCTCGTCACCTCGAGCGGGAAGCGCATCCGGTTCTCGAGGCTGCCGCCGTAATCGTCCTTCCTGTGATTCGAGAGCGGCGAGAGGAACTGGTGCGCGAGGTAGCCGTGGGCCATGTGGATCTCGACGACCTCGAACCCTCCCATTCGGGCGAACCGGGTCGCGTCGGAGAAGCGCTCCACGAGCGAGCGGATGTCCTCGACCGTCAACTCCTTCGGCACCGCGTCCGCGCCGTCGAAGGGGATCGGGCTCGGCGCCACCGGCCGCCAGCCCCCTTCCGATTCCGGGATCTGGCCGGTCCCCCGCCACGGCGCGCGGGTCGAGGCCTTG is from Terriglobia bacterium and encodes:
- a CDS encoding NADH:flavin oxidoreductase/NADH oxidase; translation: MSMLLSPFKLRDVVFRNRIFVSPMCQYSSRDGFPTDWHLVHLGSRAVGGAGLVMVEATAVAPWGRISPSDSGLWSEAHGEAFGSIASFLKSQGAVPGIQLAHAGRKASTRAPWRGTGQIPESEGGWRPVAPSPIPFDGADAVPKELTVEDIRSLVERFSDATRFARMGGFEVVEIHMAHGYLAHQFLSPLSNHRKDDYGGSLENRMRFPLEVTSAVRGAWPSHLPVFARISATDWVEEGWDLTQAVEFARRLRAAGVDLVDCSSGGTSPHAKIPAAPGFQVPFAEAVKKGAGIATGAVGLITVPAHADEIVSTGKADVVFLARQLLRDPYWPLHAAQALGDKVDYWPAQYGRAKPS